The proteins below are encoded in one region of Thermosulfurimonas marina:
- a CDS encoding nitrogenase component 1, which translates to MINHVSEIPIEGITYKQLRIEKKPLTPEYVPPPPELVPAAKRAVCIDPSRTCMPFGAMWATLGVHRAIPFVQGAQGCTTYVRYTFSRVFREPASIATASFHEDAAVFGGRKNLIRGVRNLVCRYKPELIAIVTTCSSEVIGDDIQSFLAEALDLMEEEFGPEVLDLTKFVVVNTPSFAGSHVEGYNRAAREFLKALSRKSGQPSEDLYFIPGFLMPGDLRELKHLFELMGVSSHILFDISDTLDCPLVGMPNRIPYYPPGGTRVEEFVRAGDAKAIFALSPDAGGAGAKWLSRRHKVPAFVLPMPIGVGNTDELLKTVSEVSGRPIPEAIRWERGILLDAMADTLHYTMMKQVAICGDPDFAAAATRFVCELGMIPTYILVGTKSSSAAEEIWKVCEEYNYKPVIMNGSDQFEWEYALKNDKPDVILGHSRCVNISKEIKVPLVRFGFPVYDRIGYQREPIVGYRGGERFLARIVNAILDHHYPDDRTHQ; encoded by the coding sequence ATGATAAACCACGTATCGGAAATACCCATAGAAGGGATAACCTATAAACAACTCCGCATAGAAAAGAAGCCTTTGACGCCGGAATATGTTCCACCACCTCCAGAGCTGGTGCCGGCTGCCAAACGGGCAGTTTGTATTGATCCCAGCCGCACCTGTATGCCCTTCGGGGCCATGTGGGCTACGTTGGGGGTACATAGGGCTATTCCTTTTGTACAGGGAGCCCAGGGTTGCACCACTTACGTGCGTTATACTTTTTCCCGTGTCTTCCGTGAACCGGCCTCTATCGCTACGGCCTCCTTTCATGAAGATGCCGCGGTCTTCGGTGGCCGTAAGAACCTTATTCGCGGAGTGCGGAACTTGGTCTGCCGCTATAAACCGGAGCTCATCGCTATCGTTACCACCTGTTCAAGTGAGGTCATCGGAGATGACATCCAGAGTTTTCTTGCCGAGGCCCTGGACCTTATGGAGGAAGAATTCGGACCGGAGGTGCTTGATCTTACGAAGTTTGTGGTGGTAAACACCCCGAGCTTTGCCGGATCCCACGTGGAGGGCTACAACCGGGCCGCACGCGAGTTCCTCAAGGCCCTTTCCCGCAAGAGCGGTCAACCTTCCGAAGACCTATACTTCATCCCCGGATTTCTCATGCCCGGAGATTTGCGGGAGTTAAAACATCTCTTTGAGCTCATGGGGGTATCTTCTCATATCCTCTTTGATATAAGTGACACTCTCGACTGTCCGCTGGTGGGTATGCCCAATAGGATCCCCTATTATCCTCCGGGAGGTACCCGGGTAGAGGAGTTCGTGCGGGCCGGAGATGCGAAGGCTATTTTCGCTCTTTCGCCGGATGCCGGCGGAGCCGGCGCGAAATGGCTTTCCCGTCGTCACAAGGTGCCGGCCTTTGTGCTTCCTATGCCTATAGGGGTGGGCAATACCGATGAGCTCCTCAAAACGGTAAGTGAGGTCTCAGGGCGGCCCATTCCGGAGGCTATACGCTGGGAACGGGGCATCCTCCTTGACGCCATGGCCGATACCCTGCACTACACCATGATGAAACAGGTAGCCATCTGCGGCGACCCGGATTTTGCGGCCGCGGCCACGCGCTTCGTCTGCGAACTCGGTATGATTCCAACTTACATTCTCGTGGGTACCAAGAGTTCTTCAGCTGCGGAAGAGATTTGGAAAGTATGTGAGGAATATAATTACAAACCGGTCATCATGAACGGTAGCGACCAGTTCGAATGGGAATACGCCCTTAAGAACGACAAGCCGGATGTGATCTTGGGACACTCGCGATGTGTAAATATTTCGAAAGAGATAAAGGTGCCGCTTGTCCGGTTTGGTTTTCCGGTTTATGACCGGATAGGCTATCAACGGGAACCCATCGTGGGCTATCGGGGGGGAGAACGTTTTCTGGCCCGGATCGTAAACGCCATCCTGGATCATCACTATCCGGACGACCGGACGCATCAGTAA
- a CDS encoding nitrogenase component I subunit alpha — MGYYQMKCDACIPERIKHVCIVDEDRKTIPRCNAPTVPGDLTERGUAFAGARGVVGGPITDVIQMIHAPVGCGYYTWGTRRHLGDVYNWAAPGVLENEANHRRHCYTTAMTEQDIIFGGAEKLKRALLEAFRINPGAQGAIIYNTCSTALIGDDIEQVAREVSAMVGKPIFACASPGFCGVSQSKGHHEFNTQFYRWLLKYREKHPEVCMKEEEKTPYDVNLIGDYNIDWDLVTVVPLFEKLGLRILNVFTGNARLNDLLKLPDAKLNIVHCQRSATYIAELLKEGYEIPFVRVSLFGISQTAKALRDVAAWFGEKKMKRRAEEIIEEETAAIEKALSWYRERLSGKRVAIYVGAPRVWHWPKVMEELGMEVVACMTTFGHKEDYEKIVQRVKPGTLVIDNPNEFEIEEMIETCKPDLFLTGLKEKYLVRKFGVPTLNSHSYEAGPYAGFRGFVNFARDIYQAVCAPVWRLARNEI, encoded by the coding sequence ATGGGTTACTATCAGATGAAATGTGATGCCTGCATCCCTGAAAGGATAAAGCATGTTTGCATCGTAGATGAGGACAGGAAGACCATACCCAGATGTAATGCTCCTACCGTACCGGGTGATCTTACGGAGCGTGGGTGAGCCTTTGCCGGGGCCCGCGGGGTCGTGGGCGGACCAATTACGGATGTAATTCAGATGATACACGCCCCGGTAGGCTGCGGTTATTACACCTGGGGCACGCGCCGCCATCTAGGAGACGTTTACAACTGGGCCGCTCCCGGAGTGCTTGAAAACGAGGCCAACCACCGCCGCCACTGCTACACCACGGCCATGACCGAACAAGATATCATTTTCGGCGGTGCGGAAAAACTGAAGAGGGCCCTACTTGAGGCCTTTCGCATCAATCCCGGTGCTCAGGGAGCCATTATCTATAACACCTGTTCCACCGCCCTTATTGGGGATGATATCGAACAGGTGGCTCGAGAGGTATCTGCAATGGTGGGCAAGCCCATCTTTGCTTGTGCCTCTCCGGGTTTTTGTGGAGTCTCTCAGTCCAAGGGACACCATGAATTTAACACTCAGTTTTACCGGTGGCTTCTTAAGTATCGTGAGAAACATCCGGAAGTATGTATGAAGGAAGAGGAGAAGACACCCTATGATGTCAATCTCATCGGTGATTACAACATTGACTGGGACTTGGTTACGGTAGTGCCGCTTTTTGAGAAGTTGGGTCTGCGGATTCTCAATGTCTTTACGGGGAATGCCCGTCTCAATGACCTTTTAAAGCTTCCGGATGCCAAATTGAATATTGTTCACTGTCAACGTTCGGCTACCTACATCGCGGAACTTCTAAAGGAGGGCTACGAGATTCCTTTTGTCCGTGTGAGCCTCTTCGGAATCTCCCAGACCGCAAAGGCGCTACGAGATGTAGCGGCCTGGTTCGGAGAAAAGAAGATGAAGCGTCGGGCCGAGGAAATTATCGAGGAGGAGACCGCGGCTATAGAGAAGGCTCTTTCCTGGTATCGAGAAAGACTTTCCGGAAAGCGGGTGGCCATTTACGTGGGAGCTCCACGGGTGTGGCACTGGCCAAAGGTAATGGAGGAACTCGGGATGGAGGTGGTGGCTTGTATGACCACCTTTGGACACAAAGAGGACTATGAGAAGATCGTCCAACGCGTAAAACCGGGAACTCTCGTTATCGATAATCCCAACGAGTTCGAGATCGAAGAGATGATCGAGACTTGTAAACCCGATCTTTTCCTCACCGGTCTTAAGGAGAAGTACCTTGTGCGTAAGTTTGGGGTGCCGACCCTCAATTCACATTCTTACGAAGCCGGGCCGTACGCTGGTTTCCGCGGGTTTGTGAACTTTGCTCGAGACATTTACCAAGCGGTTTGTGCCCCGGTATGGCGACTGGCCCGTAACGAAATTTAA
- a CDS encoding radical SAM protein codes for MIRHPCFDETAHRTVGRLHLPVAPRCNVQCAYCDRRYPCVSENRPGTARRVIPPEEAPDYVEMALTLEPRIEVIGVAGPGDPLANEETFRALSRVREAFPRLKFCVSTNGLLLKEKLPDLVSLGVQFLTVTVNAATLETASKFYLWVRYQGKKLTGKEAAEAILSCQMEGLREAAKAGIRIKVNTVLVPGINDAEVGEIARRVWETGAHLMNIIPLIPLGRFRDRRPPTEAELRWARRLASRFMPQFLSCRRCRADAAGVPGEGDSLQTILWAAAIS; via the coding sequence ATGATCAGACATCCATGTTTTGATGAGACTGCTCATCGGACAGTAGGAAGACTTCACCTTCCGGTAGCTCCGCGGTGCAATGTGCAGTGTGCCTATTGTGATCGACGGTATCCCTGCGTGAGTGAAAATCGGCCCGGGACCGCGCGCCGGGTAATCCCTCCTGAAGAGGCTCCAGACTATGTGGAGATGGCCCTTACGCTTGAACCTCGCATAGAGGTGATAGGTGTGGCCGGCCCAGGAGATCCGTTGGCTAACGAAGAGACTTTTCGGGCACTCTCACGGGTGCGAGAGGCCTTTCCGAGACTCAAATTCTGCGTTTCCACCAACGGTCTTTTACTCAAAGAAAAACTCCCGGACTTGGTTTCTCTTGGAGTACAGTTTCTTACCGTTACGGTGAACGCTGCCACCCTAGAGACCGCCTCCAAATTCTACCTTTGGGTGCGTTACCAGGGGAAGAAGCTTACCGGAAAAGAGGCCGCAGAAGCGATTCTTTCTTGCCAGATGGAAGGTTTGAGGGAGGCCGCGAAGGCGGGTATCCGGATCAAGGTCAACACCGTGCTCGTGCCGGGAATAAATGATGCGGAAGTAGGTGAAATTGCCCGTAGGGTATGGGAGACCGGGGCCCATCTCATGAACATCATCCCCCTCATTCCTCTGGGACGTTTTCGTGACCGGCGGCCACCCACGGAGGCCGAACTCCGCTGGGCTAGACGGTTGGCCTCCCGGTTCATGCCTCAGTTTCTCTCTTGTCGGCGCTGCCGGGCCGATGCCGCTGGTGTTCCAGGTGAAGGCGATTCCTTACAGACAATTCTATGGGCGGCTGCCATATCTTAA
- a CDS encoding P-II family nitrogen regulator — translation MALKEIIAIVRPNKMLATKKALEEMGFPSFTAFKVLGRGKQGGRLKELAYRVSPEVAEKLETSSYGFIPKRLLLVVVPEAMVPKVVERIIRVNQSGEHGDGKIFVLPMEGVFRVRNGEEGLEALF, via the coding sequence ATGGCCTTAAAGGAGATTATAGCCATTGTGAGACCCAACAAAATGCTTGCCACCAAGAAGGCCCTGGAGGAGATGGGATTTCCCTCCTTTACGGCCTTTAAGGTGCTTGGCCGAGGAAAACAGGGAGGAAGGCTCAAGGAACTCGCCTATAGGGTAAGCCCTGAAGTGGCCGAAAAGCTCGAGACTTCCTCTTATGGTTTCATACCCAAAAGGCTCCTTTTGGTAGTGGTGCCGGAGGCCATGGTTCCCAAGGTAGTGGAAAGAATTATTCGAGTAAATCAGAGCGGTGAGCACGGAGACGGCAAGATCTTTGTGCTCCCGATGGAAGGGGTCTTTAGAGTCCGCAACGGTGAGGAGGGCCTTGAGGCCCTTTTCTAA
- a CDS encoding P-II family nitrogen regulator, translating into MKMIKAVIRPEKTEEVVEALAQEGFLALTRVDVVGRGKQGGLTVGEVVYDELPKSLLLLVVPDEEVERVCTTIMEAARTGRFGDGKIFVSPVEEAYTIRTGKAEL; encoded by the coding sequence ATGAAGATGATCAAAGCCGTCATAAGACCGGAAAAGACGGAAGAGGTGGTGGAGGCCCTGGCCCAGGAGGGCTTTCTGGCCCTAACCAGGGTGGACGTAGTAGGACGAGGAAAGCAGGGGGGCCTTACGGTGGGAGAAGTGGTTTACGACGAGCTCCCCAAAAGCCTCCTTCTCCTGGTGGTTCCGGACGAAGAGGTCGAGCGGGTCTGTACTACCATTATGGAGGCCGCCCGCACCGGGCGCTTCGGAGATGGCAAGATCTTTGTCTCGCCGGTGGAAGAGGCCTATACCATCCGCACCGGAAAGGCCGAACTCTAG